In the genome of Pseudomonas sp. B33.4, the window TTTGCTGCGTGGGACGACATCACGGCGGAGCGGGTCAACATGATGTTTGACCTGACTAACGAAGTACGCGGGACCGTTAACGAAGGATGGGAAAATTACCGTCAGATGCTCTTGGGCATTGTTGCTGAACGTGGCAAGGAAGCTAATTATCAAGCGGCTGCGCGACAGGCTTATATCGGCCTGGGCTCGGCGCTGATTGCTGCGGCATTTGAAGAAGTCGACGCGACACCGATGGAAGGTTTCGACCCGGCAGCCATCGATGAAATTCTCGGGCTCGCGGCCCGCAACTTGCGCAGTGTGGTAATTCTGCCGCTGGGCCATCGAGCCACTGAAGGAGACTGGTTGGTCAACTTGAAAAAGGTTCGCCGCTCGCGGGAAAACTTCATTACCGAGATCAAGTAAGCCCTACGAGAGCGGGCCGACTGAAGCATGCCAGCGGCGTGTGTCCCCGCTCTAACCAATTCCTGAATACCAGCGGCCACCGAATGGATCGCGTCCCTCCCCTGCTCTCGACTTGCTTTGAATTGGAGAGCATATCGACACTGAAATCCCCTCGAATCAGTTGAACGCAGGTTCATTCTGCGGCTTGGCTTCCCGACACCGATGGTGCTCCTTCACAAAACAAGAACAATTTATTATTGCCATTCGATAATTTAACATCGAGAATTAGTCATTCCCAATGACACCGCAAGGATTTTCCATGAGTACTCGTAACAACGGATTGGCACTGCAG includes:
- a CDS encoding NAD(P)H-dependent oxidoreductase, producing the protein MSTLTDLLKWRYATKKYDPSRTVSDEKIERILEAVRLTPTSSGLQPFELLVVTNAEVREKIKAVSWNQQQVTDCSHLLVFAAWDDITAERVNMMFDLTNEVRGTVNEGWENYRQMLLGIVAERGKEANYQAAARQAYIGLGSALIAAAFEEVDATPMEGFDPAAIDEILGLAARNLRSVVILPLGHRATEGDWLVNLKKVRRSRENFITEIK